TTTACAAAAAATTCTTTCTGAAGAGGAACCTGAATTTTTTCATGAATACAGCAGAACCTTTTTTCAACACCAACTGGAACGCATCACAAAATTGTTAGAAGAATGATTACCTTTCCTCTGCAAGAATGTTTAAAGCTAAAATCAAAGGAAGTATTCCCAGAAAAGAGGCGCTAAAAAAGTTCCACCAAATAGGAGGATCTCTTAATAGTTCCCTTGGGGCTTCTGCAATCATGATCCCCCAAGAAGAACTTCCGGGTTCTATGCCAATTCCAATAAACGTCAGGACGGTTTCGGCAACGATGATGTGTGAAGATGAAAGCGCAAAGGTGATTTTGACAATGGAACTCAGATTGGGTAGGATTTCTTCCCAAAGGATACGAAAATGGGATTTTCCCACAATGAGTGAGGATTTAATAAAATTCATTTCTCGGAGCTTTAGGGTTTCTCCTCGAGCAATGCGTGCCAATTCCACCCAACTGGTAAGACCAATCGCTATGATGATCCAAATCATGCCTCTACCGAAAATCATCAAAAAAGTAATCACGAACAATAGCCAAGGAATCGAAGCTACTGTAGTATAAAACCACTGAATGATATCATCAATCCAACCACCGAAATAGCCAGCAATCACACCTAAAACTATCCCGATGGGAATGGCAATCAAATTGACTCCAATTGCCAAAAGTAATGCCGTTTTTGCTCCTTTGAGGGTTTGTAATAGGACATCGTTTCCGTTGATGTCGGTTCCTAAGATGTGAAGTCCTTTGGGTTTTTCAAAGTGCTTCGATTCTCGATATAAACCAAAGGGCTCGGTGTAGGTTCTTTCTTTTTGAACATTGAGAACTTTCACAAACAAAGCGTCCAATAAAGAAAACTTTGCCCCCATTGAGTCTCGAAAGGAAATCAAATCCAAAAGCCCAATCACGAAGTAAATACTAACGATGATGTAGCTGATTTTTTTGAGTCTTTGTTGGGTTTGATTCATGACTTACTCCAGACGTATTCGAGGATCCACAAAAGCATAAGAAATATCCGTTAGAACGTTTCCTAACATATACAAAAAAGCTCCCAAATAGACTAAGGCTCGAATGACAGGAAAGTCTTGAGAAATAATGGCAGAATACATCATGTCCCCCATGCCAGGAATTCCAAAAAATTGTTCTAATAATAAGGAACCAGTAATCAAAAAAGGAAGACTCATCATCACTGTGGTCAAGATAGGGATTGAGGCATTTCGTAGCACGTGAAAAATCAAAACATACCATGTTGTAGCTCCCCGAAGACGAGAAGCCCTCACGAAAAGTTGGTATTTTTGATCCATAAGCACGGTGCGATAGAAACGTATCTGTCCTCCTAAACCCGCAATCACAGCTACGATGATGGCTGGTAAAGGATCACCATAAATAGGCACTATCTTTAGAAAGCTTCCAAAAATCCATCCTGCTAATAATAAATACACAGGAATAGCAATACTCATCGAAACTACGGCAAAAAAACTGATGGTCCTATCTACCCAAAGGGGACTATAAACCGACAACAAAGAAAAAAACAAACTTATAAAGATAGAAATCACAAAAGCAGGGAACATCACACTCAAAGAGGGAATTGCTCTTTCCTTCATTTGTTCTAAAATATCCCGATTGTTTTTGTCTTTGCCAAAATTGAAGGTAATGAGATCCTTTAAGCCTAGAAAATAACGAGAATAAAAAATGCTTTTTTCTTTAAATTCGGGATGAACCCTTCCATCAGGACGAACTTCTTCAGCATGATGTGGCAGATTCAAAAATAGTGGCAAATGATAGTTGTTGGCACGAACCCAATCTTGTAAAACGGGCAAAGGAGCTTGAGGTAAATGCACCTTCGCTATGGCAATGGGGTCCCGAAGATGAAAAAGCAAAAAGGTGATTGTATAGACTCCTATTGCAATAGGAATAGTGTAAAGAATCCTTCGAAGGATGTACTTCCACATAGAATCTCCCTAAAACAAAGAATTTATTTCTAACCATTTTTGAAAACGAAATTCTGGGTTCACACTTCGGTATTTGAGTTGATTTAGATCTAATGGATGTGGGATGATAGGCTCAAGCCATGGCCATTGGATAGAAAACGTAACAGGATGGAATGTAAAAGCTACGGGTAGATCACGTAGTAGTATCTCGTTCATACGATAAACCAAGTTCTTTCGAATCTCAGGTTGTGTGGTTTCTAATAGTTGTTCGTAGAGTCGATCAAATTCTGGGTTGATGTAGCCAGCTTCGTTATACCCAGTTTCTATGTTTTTACTATAAAACAATTGAAAGAAGTTTTGTGGATCGGGATAATCAGCTCCCCATCCCCAACCAGCAATTTGAAACTCACCCTTATGGCGTTTTTCGAAAAAGGTCGGAGCATCGTATAAATCCACTTTGAGTTCGATTCCGTATTTTGCCAGGGATTCTGTGTAGAAACGATAAACGGCTGTTCCTGCACCGCCTGCCACTGCTGTTAGCCGAAGTTCCAGAGGTTTTTGATTTTTGTCTCTACCTTGAGGGTGTCCTGGTGGATATCCTGCTTTTGTGAGCAACTCTGGAACAAGGTGTTGGCAGTTCCTTATGGGGTATTTTTTTATGAGAGGGTCATCTTCTAAGTGTCCTTCCATTTCGGGTGGTATGAGTCCATTCGCAGGTATGGCTCGATTGCGAAAAAAACGAAAAATCAATTCTTCTACGTCTATGGCACAAGCAATCGCTCTTCGAAGATGAGGATTGTTTTTGAAGATAGGATCTCGCAAGTTGAAAACCCAACCATAAGTGACAGGTTCTTTTGCCTGAGTGAGAAGTATTCCCATCTTTCGGTATTTTTCTGAGAGAACCGTTCCATCCAGAACTTGCTGCATAGTGTCTTGATTGAGTCCAATCCGGTCGATATAGCCTTGACGAAACAAGGTCCAAATCGTAGGACCGGAACGAATGATATGAAAATACACTTCTTCGATGCGAGGTAAAGATTCTTGAAAATATTCACTAGTTTCATAATAGTTAGGGTTTTTTCGTAAAATCATACGTTGATTTCGTTTCCATTCGTGTAGATAAAAAGCTCCAGAGCTGATAGGATGATGGTCCAGTAAATATTCTGGATTTCGTAGTGAGTATTCCAAACATTCTTTTGGCAAAGGGGAGGAAGCCGTCATAGCAAAGAAATATGGAATCCTTGGATCAGGTTTTTTTAAAAGAATCTCGATTCCGTTTTGATTGTATTTTCTTACTCCTTCGATTTCTCGTTCATACATTTCCATTGTTTCTTTTTGGGGGAAGGTTTCTAAATATTGTGAATATTCCATAAAACCAATGATATTATCCAAAAGTGGGAATGCAAAGGGATTGATTTTACGATTGGCGGTTCGCTTCAACATCAGAATGAAATCTTCTGCTAAGATAGGACGTTTCTTTTTGCCAAGACATTCTTCAGGATAATAATAGGCTTCTTTGAGTTCGAAACGAAAATAATAAACAAGCTGATTTTTATGGGATTTGTATCCTGTTTCTGGATAATCTTTTGCTAAGAGAGGAATCATTTTCAAGGGTCTGGCTTTGTAATCATACTGATATGGAGTAGCTGTGATGTTGGAAAGAATAGTGATGGAAATAACATCAGTTGCTTTAATGGGATCTAAGGTTCTAGGTTCATCCGCTAATGCAGAAAGTAATACTTTTTTGTTTTTATCAAAATCACTATAAGGGTTGTTCCAAGGTTCACGACAGCTGATTAAAAACAAAAATAGCAAAAGAATTATTGGCTTCATCGAGATAACGAAATTCTCATTAGGACTTCTTTTACAAGTGGATTTTTGATTAGCTAACCTTGATAAGAATTGATAAAGGTTGATAAAAATTGATAAGAAATGGCAGTATCGAAATATTAAAAAATTAAATTAAAAAAAGTATATAAAAAATGTTCATAAAAACTCAAAAAAAATTGACTTAAAAAAACTATGAAGTAAATTTAAAGAAATTGTATAAAAATTTTACATTCTTTATTTATTTTTTTTATTATAGTGATACGATACTTAAATATGATTAAAAAGACATGAAACGTAATAATTTTATATGATAGGATAGGATTATGGCAACAGCAAAGAAATCAAACAATAAAGCAGAAAAAAAATCAACAAAAAAGGAAACAAAGAAAGCTGAGAAAAAAACAGCAAAGAAAGCATCAAAGAAAACAGGAAAGTAATTACGTTGTAAAAATATATAAGCTTTTCCTGTTTGGGATCGATTCTATTCTTGTTGCTTTTTTTAAAATCTGTTTATGATTGTTTTATGATGCGATATTTCGTTGTCGTTTATTTGTTGTTCTTGTTTTTATCAGCTTGCAAAACAGGAGAGAAACTAAAAGAAAATACGAAAGAAGAAGCACCAGTTATTCTTGATAACAAAAAAAAAGAAGAAAATGAGCAAGCTTATTTGGGAATTTTATATACAGAATATGTCTATGGAGTTCAAGTAGTTGAGGTTTTTCCTGATAGCCCAGCTTCAAAAGCAGGTTTGGAGATAGGTGATATCATCTTATCAGCTAACGGATATCCTATCTTTGGTTCTTACACATTGAAAGAAAATATATTTTCAAGAAAACCTGGAACTGAAGTAATCATCGAAGTAGAAAAGATGAATGGGAAAAGAACAAAATTAAGGGCTGTTTTAGAACCCATGCCAGAGAAATATAAAAAATACTATCAAAATCATTGATGCAACATCACTTTACAAGTCCCGTCGTTGACATAAAAAGAGCTGATGTAGAAGACCTCATAAAAGTAGCCATTTACGAAGATGCACCAGATGGTGATATAACTTCAGAAACTCTTTTCGATAGAAATCACTTTAGTTTTGCGAAAGTCATTTCCAAGTCAAAAGGAATATTTTGTGGTAATAGGATTTCAGGTCTATTGATTGAAATTTTTAATGAAATTGCAAACTATAACATCAAGATTTTGAATTCATTGCAAGATGGGGATGAATTTTTAGAAAACCAAGAATTATTAAAACTCAAAGGAGAGACTGCTGGTTTATTGAGAATTGAGAGGGTGCTTTTGAATTTTATCCAGCTTCTTAGTGGGATTAGCACTCAAACTCATAAAGTCATCCAAGCAATACAAGGTATAAATAAGAGTATTTTTATTTTAGATACAAGAAAAACCATTCCAGGTTTTCGTATTTTATCCAAATATGCTGTCTATTGTGGAGGTGGAAGTAACCATAGAATACATCTTTCAGATATGGCAATGATCAAAGAAAATCATCTTTCAATAGGATTATCTCTCAAAGAAGCAGTAAGGCAAATCAAGTCGAAACACCCAACAAAACCCATTGAAATCGAGGTTCAGGATTTTCGTATGATTGAAGAAGTTTTAAGCATAGAACCTGATATAATCATGTTAGATAACTTTTCTATCGAAGAAATCAAGAAAGCCGTCGAATTGATTGAAGATTATTGTAATAATCACAGTTTATCTAAGCCAAAAATTGAAATCTCAGGAGGGTGGCGTCCTGACAAATTTTACTTGTTGAAGGATTTGGAAAACATAGGAGTAAGTATGGGATATCTAACCCACAATGTGCAGTTTTTAGATATGAGCATGGATTTTGAGACTTTATGAAAACTCTGATAGAACTACAAAATTTAGCTAAAGAAGCAGAAAAAACAAAGAACATACCCAAAGCAATCTATTATTACAAACAATTGTATGAAATTACGAGAAAACCAGCTTTTCTTTTTCAACTGGGATATTTGGAATCGTTGATTCCTAATCACGAGAATTCTGTATCTTTTTATGAAAAGTATGTTGACTACAATCCTGATGATACCATTGCTTATTACAACTTAGCCGTTGAATATTTTCATTTGAAGAATTATCCCAAAAGCATTTTGAACTTAAAAAAAGCCATACTTAAGAAACCGGATTTTCTTCAAGCCTACATTCTTCTGGGTTATATTTATGAAGTCATGGAAAACCATCAAGAGGCTTTTCGTTATTTCCAAAGGGTCTTATCAATAAAACCCAACTATCATTTAGCTTTACAGGGTATCATTTTTTCTCTCATCAAACAAAAACTTTATGATCAAGCATTGGGGGAATGTGAAAAGTATTTAAATCTCTATCCAAATGATCGCTTTATAAAAAATACAAGGGTTCAATTGTTGATCCAGTTAAAAAAAACAGAAGAAGCATTTTCAGAAATTAAAACGTTAGTGGAAACAGATGAAAGATATAAATCTTTTGAAAACTATATCCATCAGGTTCAAGAGAGAAGAGAACACGAATTCCAGGAATTTCTTTCAGAAACTCAAAAAAAACTTCAAGAAAAACTAGCATCCTTAGAAGAAGCCAACGAAGAAACCAACCCAGAAAGGAAGACATATTTGGACATTAGCTTACTCTCATTATTTTCAGGAAAAAAAGAACAAGCAATCGAATACTTACAAAAAGCATTGGAGCAAGAAAAAATAAAAAAAGATAAATAAGAAGTGATAATTTTCTTGAAGAAATTAACAGTAGTAAAAATTAGTAAAATTCAAAAAAAAAAGAAATGGAGGTTATAAAATGCAAAACTTACAAATTTTACTTTTAATCATTTCGATTTTAGGGATCAGTGAGCTTTTTTCTATTTCAGCTAGGACATATCGATTTTCGGGTGGTCCATCAGGTGGTGTGTATCAATATTTTGCCAGTGGAGTTTCTACCTTAGCTAAGAAAGCAAACATCAATCTTTTAGCTAGTGCCTCGGGTGGTGCAATTGAAAATATTCGTTTAGTGAATGCTGAAAAAGCAGATTTTGGTATCGCAAACTCAGGGGATGTTTACTCTGCGAGGATGGGGCAGCTTATAGGTGATAGTAAAAAATACGAAAATATTTTTGCCATTAATTTCTTTTATAGTGCTGTTGCTCAGCTCGTCGTGCGTGCTGAAGATAGAATCACTTCCGTTAAGCAATTAGAAGGAAAGCGAGTCGCTGTTGGAAATCCTGGTTCTGGTGCAGCAGCTGCAGCAGAAATATTTTTCAAAGAAATTGGTATTTGGGAAAAAATCAACAAAGAATTTTTGGGTTATCGTGAGGCTGCAGAAGCATTTAAAAATAGACAATTAGATGCGTTTTGGGTATTTGCTGGATATCCAAATGCAGCTATCACTGAAGCTGCCTTACAAAATAAAATTCAGTTAGTGGATGTGTACACTGAAGCAGAAAAAGCAGGAATGTTTAAAAAATATCCTTATCTGACTAAAGAAGTCTTACCAGCAAATACCTATAGCGGACAAACTCAAGAGGTAGCGACTTATAGTGACGCCGTGATTTTCTTTGCTCATAAGAATGTTCCTACAGAAGTTGTTTATAACCTACTGAAGGTTCTCTATAGTAAAGAAGGTTTGGAATATATGGTGAGTGTTCACAAAGCAGCTCAAGAAATGAAAATCGAGCATGGACTAAAGGGAATTGTGACGCCACTTCATCCAGGAGCTGAAAAATTCTGGAAGGAAATGAAAGTATTAAAATAATATGTTCGAAAAACTTAATAAATTCGAAAAGTTTGTTTTTAATCTTTTTTCCCTTTTTCTTGTTTTTTTTTATATATATTCAGCAATCATACAGCCTTTCCCTGTGCAATATCATCGTGGAGTTTATGTTCTCGCTGCTTATGTTCTGATTTTGTTTCTATATAAATCGAAGAATCCCATTTTAAGGATTGTAGATTATTTTCTTATTATTGTTTCTTTTTATGTAGTAGGTTATTGGATTTTGAATTTTACTGCTATTACATATCGAGCTGGAGCTGAAACCCTACAAGATCAAATTGTAGCATTGATTGGAGTTATAATCGGAATAGAAATAGCTCGAAGGGTAGTGGGGATTGTATTTGTAATCATTGGTATTGTGATGATTCTATATGGAGTATATGGAAAATACTTACCCGACATTATTGCTCATCCAGGGGATACGCTTTTAGGACTGGCAACGACCATTTTTTTCAAAAGTGATGGGATTTTTGGTGTAATGGCGGATGTGATTGCTTCTTATGTGCTTTTATTTGTGATTTTTGGTGCATTTTTGGAACGTTCTGGTTCACAGAAGTTTTTTATTGATCTTCCCATAGCATTAGTCGGTCATAAAATAGGTGGTCCTGGTAAAGTTGCTGTGATTGCAAGTGCCTTATTTGGTTCCATATCTGGAAGTGCAATCGCCAACACTGTTTCTACAGGTATGTTTACAATTCCTTTGATGAAAAAAGCAGGATTCAAACCTCACATAGCAGGAGCGATTGAACCAGCCGCCTCAATAGGGGGTATGTTTATGCCTCCTATTATGGGAGCTGGTGGTTTTATCATGTCGGAGTTAACAGGTGTTCCCTATAACAAAATCATGTTGATTTCTTTGTTTCCTGCTTTGATGTATTTTTTGAGTGTTTTTGTTCTTGTTCATTACTATGCTAAAGACAATAAAATTGTTGGTGAAAAATCAGATGTAGATGTAAAAACCCTTTTAAAAAGTGAATGGTACTATAGTTTACCTATCATTGTAATAACGGGAGCACTTTTATATGGTTTTTCTGCGAGTTATTCAGCAGTGTTAGGTATACTTACAACGATTATTATAAGTTGGTTCAAAAAAAAAACCCGAATTGATCATAATAAATTTTTAGAAGCAGTTCGTGTAGGTGTAGAAAATAGCTTAACTATTGGTGCTACCGTAGGAATCATTGGAATTATCATTGCAGTTTTGACATATAGTGGGATTATCGTGAGTTTTGCAGATATTGTGATTCAACTTGCTGGAGGGAATATCTTTTTGACCATTCTTTATATCGGTATTGCATCATTGATTTTAGGAATGGGGGTTCCAGTTACAGCTGCCTATTTGATCACAGCTGTTGTAGCCGTTCCTGCATTGACAAAGTTGGGGATTGACCCCATTGCCGCTCACATGATTGTTTATTGGTTATCTCAAGACTCAAACATAACTCCACCCGTATGCATCGCTGCTTTTACAGGTGCCACCATTGCAGGTGCGAATATGTGGAAGACAGCATTTGCTAGTTTTATTTTTGCCAAGTATCTTTATGTAGCTCCATTTCTTTTTGCTTATGTCCCAGCCTTCACCTTGAATGATACACCTGAAAATATTATCATTGCTTTCATTCTTATCACCATTGGAACATATTTGTTTTCTTATGTTTTGAGTTTTACTTGGTGGAAATATATAAAACGAATTTATCAAAGAACCTGAGCTTCTCGAGTTTTTGACTACATACCTAATAATTTTCATCGCCTAAATTGATTTTTCTGTCAATATGTAATTAGGGGCTATTGTATGAGTCATTATGATTATGATTTTATTGTGATTGGTTCCGGTTTTGGTGGAAGTGTTTCTGCCATGAGGTTGACTCAAAAAGGCTATAAGGTGGCTGTGATCGAAGCAGGAAAACGATTTCGAAATCAGGATTTTCCAAAAACTAACTGGAACTTACGAAAGTATTTCTGGTTTCCAACAATCTTTTTCTATGGTATCCAAAGAATCAATATCTTGAGACATACATTGATACTTTCGGGTGCTGGAGTTGGTGGCGGAAGTTTAGTTTATGCTAATACTCTTTACGTCCCACTGGAAGAATTCTTTGAACATCCCAAAGTGAAAGTTTTGGGTGGTTATGAAGAGCTCTTGCCTTACTATGAGATTGCAAAAAAAATGCTGGGAGTAGTTGAAACTCCTAAAACCTTTCGTGGAGATGAAATTTTAAAAAAAACAGCCGAAGAAATGGGTTTCGGACAGACTTTTCGTCCTACACCTGTGGGAGTTTACTTCGGGAAGGTTGATGATCCCCAAGATCCATACTTTGAAGGAGAGGGTCCAAAGAGAAATGGATGTATCTTTTGTGGAAATTGTATGGTAGGTTGTCGTCATAATGCTAAAAATTCTTTGGATAAAAATTACTTATATTTTGCTGAAAAATTAGGGGCAAAAGTTATCCCAGAGACCAAAGTGGTCGGCATATATCCCTTGAGTCCGGATGGATCGGAGGGATACGAAATTCGAACCATTACCACTACAAATCTTTTTGGGTACCCCAAAAGGGTTTTTCGAACAAAAGGGGTAGTTCTATCCGCTGGTGTTTTAGGCACACTGAAACTATTGTTTACTATGAAACAAAAAAAAATCATGCCAAACATCTCAGAAAAATTAGGGTATTACGTTCGAACGAATTCTGAATCCATCATCGGTGTGACTTCGAAACGAAAAGACGTGGATTTTTCGGAGGGGGTAGCGATTTCATCAAGTGTCTTTCCGGATAAGAATACTCATATTGAAATTGTTAGATACGGGAAAAATTCTGATGTAATGAACATCATGGGAGCACCCGCATTGATTGATGGAGGTGGAAAAATCCCCAGACAACTTCGATTTTTAATGGCTTTTTTACGACATCCCATTCGTTCAGTGCGACTACTTCTTCCTTTTGGTTTTGCTCAACGCTCTATCATTCTGTTAGTAATGCAGACTTTAGATAATTATTTAAAGATCGTCCATAAAAGGGAATTCTATTTTCCTTTCAAAAAAATCCTTACATCAGAATTGGATGAAGGAGAGCCTCCGCCCACGTATATCCCTATAGCAAATGAATTTGCAAGAAAGCTTTCTAAGCATATCAATGGAATTCCAAGAAGCTCCATCAATGAAGTTTTATTCGATATCCCCATGACAGCTCATATTTTAGGAGGAGCATGCATTGGAAGAACGCCTGATGATGGAGTGATTGACGAAAAAAATCGTTTATTTCATTATCAAAATTTTTATGTTTGTGATGGATCGATGATTCCTGCTAACTTAGGAGTAAATCCAAGCTTAAGTATAGTTGCATTTACAGAAAGAGCTATGTCCTTCATTCCGCCTAAGAACGACCAAATGCACATTTTTGAATTTGAAAAAAAGTGGGGAATAGAAGCTTTACTTTTACGAATGAAGTAAATTTCATTTTCCAACTTGCCAAAAAAATTAAAATTAATTTTTTGTATTGAAACCTATGTTTTCTTTAAGAGGAGTTTTAATTTTTATCGTTTTCTTTGCATTAAGTTTTCAATCGATCATTGCTGAAAAAGTTATTTTTAAAGATGGAACTATTTTGGAAGGAAAAGTTATTCGACAAACAAAAGATAAAATTCAATTACAATTCCCTGATGGTACCACAAGAATTATAGAAAAACAGGATATTGATCGAATCATTTACGAAAAACAGCCACCAAAAAAAGAAGAGCCAAAAGAAAAGCCCAAACCTCCAGAAATTCCAATAAAACCAGAAGAACCACCAAAAGTTGAAGTAGAATCGGAAATTGTTAAAGTCGAAGGGATACCTACAATAACTCAGCAAATCGCTCTTCCAGAAAAAACAAAAGATACTACTGGGATCTATTTTAAGTCCATTGTCTTTCCTGGATGGGGTTTAATGGATTTAGGAAAAAGTGGTAAGGGAATTGCCATTAGTTCGATTTTCTTAGCAAGTGCTTTCTATTATGCTAGTACATATCAAAAAACCAATGACTATAGAAAACTATATAAAGAAAATACAAACCTTATAAATTTTTTAGTTGATACAAATATATTAACCCCTTTTACTCCTGAGCATTTGTTGATGTTGAATAATATATCAAAAATAAAATCTTCATTTCGATCTTCTACACGAGATTTGTCAGTTGCTGCAACATGGTTGGTTTTCTTTTATTTTATCCAGTTAGGGATTACAAATAATGAAATTCAAAATGCTTATTATTTTGATTACAAAAAAACCGAAGTCTCTTTTTGTGATTGTAAAACCCTATTTTCTTTTACTCATACTCATCATTTTTAAAAAAAGCAATTCTTCTTTAGTTTAGAGTTTAGAAAATCTATTGAAGTTGAGAGATTTTTAAAAAAATCGAAACAATGGCATCTTTGAAGAGTAGGTTTCATTCTCTTTTGGAGAAATACTTTAAAAATAAAAAAATATTGTATTTAATAAATGGTTCCTTGATTTTTCTTATTAACCTTATATTAGCATATTTGATTTACAAAATCCCTTTTTCTCAAAATGAAAGAATACAGAATAATATAGCTAACTTAATTACAACAGAATTGATGGTTTTTATTTCTTTTATCATACATAATAACTTAACGTGGAAGGGAAACACCGGGAAATTTATTCACAAAATCTTTAAGTATCATACCATAATGGCAGTTTCGATTTTAATACGTGCAGTTTCATTTTATTTGTTTGATAGTATAGGATTTCCGTTTATGGTATCTACGGTTTTAAGTATTGCAATTATTGTGATATTTAACTTCTTGGGTTTTGACAAATTTGTGTTTAATAAGTATGAATGAT
The genomic region above belongs to Leptospiraceae bacterium and contains:
- a CDS encoding ABC transporter permease — protein: MNQTQQRLKKISYIIVSIYFVIGLLDLISFRDSMGAKFSLLDALFVKVLNVQKERTYTEPFGLYRESKHFEKPKGLHILGTDINGNDVLLQTLKGAKTALLLAIGVNLIAIPIGIVLGVIAGYFGGWIDDIIQWFYTTVASIPWLLFVITFLMIFGRGMIWIIIAIGLTSWVELARIARGETLKLREMNFIKSSLIVGKSHFRILWEEILPNLSSIVKITFALSSSHIIVAETVLTFIGIGIEPGSSSWGIMIAEAPRELLRDPPIWWNFFSASFLGILPLILALNILAEER
- a CDS encoding ABC transporter permease, whose product is MWKYILRRILYTIPIAIGVYTITFLLFHLRDPIAIAKVHLPQAPLPVLQDWVRANNYHLPLFLNLPHHAEEVRPDGRVHPEFKEKSIFYSRYFLGLKDLITFNFGKDKNNRDILEQMKERAIPSLSVMFPAFVISIFISLFFSLLSVYSPLWVDRTISFFAVVSMSIAIPVYLLLAGWIFGSFLKIVPIYGDPLPAIIVAVIAGLGGQIRFYRTVLMDQKYQLFVRASRLRGATTWYVLIFHVLRNASIPILTTVMMSLPFLITGSLLLEQFFGIPGMGDMMYSAIISQDFPVIRALVYLGAFLYMLGNVLTDISYAFVDPRIRLE
- a CDS encoding ABC transporter substrate-binding protein gives rise to the protein MKPIILLLFLFLISCREPWNNPYSDFDKNKKVLLSALADEPRTLDPIKATDVISITILSNITATPYQYDYKARPLKMIPLLAKDYPETGYKSHKNQLVYYFRFELKEAYYYPEECLGKKKRPILAEDFILMLKRTANRKINPFAFPLLDNIIGFMEYSQYLETFPQKETMEMYEREIEGVRKYNQNGIEILLKKPDPRIPYFFAMTASSPLPKECLEYSLRNPEYLLDHHPISSGAFYLHEWKRNQRMILRKNPNYYETSEYFQESLPRIEEVYFHIIRSGPTIWTLFRQGYIDRIGLNQDTMQQVLDGTVLSEKYRKMGILLTQAKEPVTYGWVFNLRDPIFKNNPHLRRAIACAIDVEELIFRFFRNRAIPANGLIPPEMEGHLEDDPLIKKYPIRNCQHLVPELLTKAGYPPGHPQGRDKNQKPLELRLTAVAGGAGTAVYRFYTESLAKYGIELKVDLYDAPTFFEKRHKGEFQIAGWGWGADYPDPQNFFQLFYSKNIETGYNEAGYINPEFDRLYEQLLETTQPEIRKNLVYRMNEILLRDLPVAFTFHPVTFSIQWPWLEPIIPHPLDLNQLKYRSVNPEFRFQKWLEINSLF
- a CDS encoding PDZ domain-containing protein — encoded protein: MMRYFVVVYLLFLFLSACKTGEKLKENTKEEAPVILDNKKKEENEQAYLGILYTEYVYGVQVVEVFPDSPASKAGLEIGDIILSANGYPIFGSYTLKENIFSRKPGTEVIIEVEKMNGKRTKLRAVLEPMPEKYKKYYQNH
- the nadC gene encoding carboxylating nicotinate-nucleotide diphosphorylase, producing the protein MQHHFTSPVVDIKRADVEDLIKVAIYEDAPDGDITSETLFDRNHFSFAKVISKSKGIFCGNRISGLLIEIFNEIANYNIKILNSLQDGDEFLENQELLKLKGETAGLLRIERVLLNFIQLLSGISTQTHKVIQAIQGINKSIFILDTRKTIPGFRILSKYAVYCGGGSNHRIHLSDMAMIKENHLSIGLSLKEAVRQIKSKHPTKPIEIEVQDFRMIEEVLSIEPDIIMLDNFSIEEIKKAVELIEDYCNNHSLSKPKIEISGGWRPDKFYLLKDLENIGVSMGYLTHNVQFLDMSMDFETL
- a CDS encoding tetratricopeptide repeat protein codes for the protein MKTLIELQNLAKEAEKTKNIPKAIYYYKQLYEITRKPAFLFQLGYLESLIPNHENSVSFYEKYVDYNPDDTIAYYNLAVEYFHLKNYPKSILNLKKAILKKPDFLQAYILLGYIYEVMENHQEAFRYFQRVLSIKPNYHLALQGIIFSLIKQKLYDQALGECEKYLNLYPNDRFIKNTRVQLLIQLKKTEEAFSEIKTLVETDERYKSFENYIHQVQERREHEFQEFLSETQKKLQEKLASLEEANEETNPERKTYLDISLLSLFSGKKEQAIEYLQKALEQEKIKKDK
- a CDS encoding TAXI family TRAP transporter solute-binding subunit; translation: MQNLQILLLIISILGISELFSISARTYRFSGGPSGGVYQYFASGVSTLAKKANINLLASASGGAIENIRLVNAEKADFGIANSGDVYSARMGQLIGDSKKYENIFAINFFYSAVAQLVVRAEDRITSVKQLEGKRVAVGNPGSGAAAAAEIFFKEIGIWEKINKEFLGYREAAEAFKNRQLDAFWVFAGYPNAAITEAALQNKIQLVDVYTEAEKAGMFKKYPYLTKEVLPANTYSGQTQEVATYSDAVIFFAHKNVPTEVVYNLLKVLYSKEGLEYMVSVHKAAQEMKIEHGLKGIVTPLHPGAEKFWKEMKVLK
- a CDS encoding TRAP transporter fused permease subunit → MFEKLNKFEKFVFNLFSLFLVFFYIYSAIIQPFPVQYHRGVYVLAAYVLILFLYKSKNPILRIVDYFLIIVSFYVVGYWILNFTAITYRAGAETLQDQIVALIGVIIGIEIARRVVGIVFVIIGIVMILYGVYGKYLPDIIAHPGDTLLGLATTIFFKSDGIFGVMADVIASYVLLFVIFGAFLERSGSQKFFIDLPIALVGHKIGGPGKVAVIASALFGSISGSAIANTVSTGMFTIPLMKKAGFKPHIAGAIEPAASIGGMFMPPIMGAGGFIMSELTGVPYNKIMLISLFPALMYFLSVFVLVHYYAKDNKIVGEKSDVDVKTLLKSEWYYSLPIIVITGALLYGFSASYSAVLGILTTIIISWFKKKTRIDHNKFLEAVRVGVENSLTIGATVGIIGIIIAVLTYSGIIVSFADIVIQLAGGNIFLTILYIGIASLILGMGVPVTAAYLITAVVAVPALTKLGIDPIAAHMIVYWLSQDSNITPPVCIAAFTGATIAGANMWKTAFASFIFAKYLYVAPFLFAYVPAFTLNDTPENIIIAFILITIGTYLFSYVLSFTWWKYIKRIYQRT